The following proteins come from a genomic window of Mariniflexile sp. TRM1-10:
- a CDS encoding PorP/SprF family type IX secretion system membrane protein, whose protein sequence is MKFIKHNIVAIALLSCTVGVAQQLPQFTQYMYNTISINPAYAGSREALSIVGLHRSQWVGFKGGPITQTLSIHTPLRNDRVGVGLSFIEDDLGPENFTYLYGDFSYAIPTGRTGKLAFGIKGGFTQYSLDPDFRETESFDPSIYGIEDRWTPNVGLGIYWSTNRVYFGLSTPRVLNTDKNTEEGFEALDRLSYYFTGGVVVDLSQSFKLKPAFLVKATNGAPLSYDLTANFLYNEKFWLGGSYRINEKTAAIGGIVDFQISRQLRVGYAYEKPISEIARYTTGTHEILLMYEFKFLSSKLKSPRYF, encoded by the coding sequence ATGAAATTTATTAAACATAATATAGTCGCTATTGCATTGTTAAGCTGTACGGTTGGAGTTGCACAACAGTTACCGCAGTTCACACAGTATATGTACAATACAATCTCTATTAACCCAGCGTATGCAGGTAGTAGAGAAGCTTTAAGTATTGTTGGATTGCACCGAAGCCAATGGGTTGGTTTTAAAGGTGGTCCAATAACACAAACACTGTCTATACACACACCTCTAAGAAACGATAGAGTTGGTGTTGGATTATCTTTTATTGAAGATGATTTAGGCCCTGAGAATTTCACCTATTTATATGGAGATTTCTCATATGCTATTCCAACAGGAAGAACTGGAAAACTTGCTTTTGGTATTAAAGGTGGTTTTACCCAATATAGTTTGGATCCCGATTTTCGCGAAACGGAAAGTTTTGACCCTTCTATCTATGGTATAGAAGACCGTTGGACACCTAATGTTGGTCTTGGAATCTATTGGAGTACTAACAGAGTCTATTTTGGTTTATCAACACCTAGAGTATTAAACACCGATAAAAATACCGAAGAAGGCTTTGAAGCCTTAGATAGATTAAGTTACTATTTTACAGGTGGTGTCGTTGTAGACCTAAGTCAAAGTTTTAAGCTAAAACCAGCATTTTTAGTTAAAGCTACTAATGGAGCTCCTCTTTCTTACGATTTAACGGCCAATTTCTTGTACAACGAAAAGTTTTGGTTAGGTGGCTCGTATAGAATTAATGAAAAAACCGCAGCCATAGGTGGTATTGTAGATTTTCAAATATCCAGACAATTACGTGTTGGGTATGCTTACGAAAAACCAATCTCAGAAATTGCCCGCTATACTACTGGAACCCACGAAATATTACTTATGTATGAATTCAAGTTCTTGAGTTCTAAATTAAAATCACCAAGATATTTCTAA
- a CDS encoding OmpA family protein has product MKVKNYILVCIALMLSISMFSQQGKQKRADTLFNKFSFVKAAEVYKELIDNNYNKDYATRQLADCYAFLRDPNSASRYYKTVVKQENVPIEYYYKYAQSLRGMKKYDESQEWLQRYKDSGGVVNANDFSKDINFITSVFGAKQQYFLDKVQFNSKFSDFGAFEHNGKIYFASSRDEGVAVKRLYGWNEQPFLDVYITEVGAKRNVDHTAKAKGDINSIYHDGPVTITKDGRTMYFSRNNYKDNVEVKDKKGLTNMKIYRATLRDSIWTDIEDLSINSDEFSTQHAALNSDDTKLYFTSDRPGGYGGSDIWVVDIHSDGTLTDPQNIGEVVNTESAEGFPFINNEGTLFFSSDGHTGLGLLDIFGTIKGENDEIIDVINLGVPVNSNKDDFSFTMSPNGVTGYFASNRPGGRGDDDIYAFHRVPTLQVEGVVTDAINTKPIPKSIITLFDDKNNQIAYMETDENGFYQINIDRNKDYKIVASQKKYIDDYRTFTSKNIQTELTTITANLLLNPLPDVIKLAELNTIYFDYDKHNIREDAALELDKIVNLMTNDYPEMVIRIESHTDSRGALSYNDKLSIDRANSTYDYLISKGIDPARITEHKGYGERRLTNGCENGAKCEEEAHQLNRRTQFIVVKME; this is encoded by the coding sequence ATGAAAGTTAAAAATTACATATTAGTTTGTATCGCATTAATGCTTAGTATCTCCATGTTTTCACAACAAGGAAAGCAAAAACGAGCAGATACCTTATTCAATAAATTCTCTTTTGTTAAAGCTGCCGAAGTTTATAAAGAGCTTATTGACAATAATTACAATAAAGACTATGCTACTAGGCAACTTGCCGATTGTTATGCCTTTTTAAGAGACCCAAACAGCGCATCTAGATACTATAAAACCGTTGTTAAACAAGAAAATGTACCTATAGAATATTACTATAAATATGCGCAGTCGCTAAGAGGTATGAAAAAGTACGACGAATCCCAAGAGTGGCTACAACGCTACAAAGATTCTGGTGGTGTTGTTAATGCTAACGATTTTTCTAAAGACATCAACTTTATAACAAGTGTTTTTGGTGCTAAACAACAATACTTTTTAGACAAAGTTCAGTTCAATTCCAAGTTTAGCGATTTTGGAGCTTTTGAACACAATGGGAAAATTTACTTTGCTTCATCTAGAGATGAAGGTGTTGCCGTAAAACGTTTATACGGATGGAACGAACAACCCTTTTTGGATGTTTACATTACCGAAGTAGGTGCCAAAAGAAATGTAGACCATACCGCAAAAGCAAAAGGAGACATAAACTCCATTTACCATGATGGTCCTGTTACTATTACAAAGGATGGCAGAACCATGTATTTTTCTAGAAATAATTATAAAGATAATGTTGAAGTAAAAGACAAAAAAGGACTTACCAATATGAAAATCTATAGAGCTACTTTAAGAGATAGCATATGGACAGACATTGAAGACCTATCAATAAATAGTGACGAATTTTCAACACAACATGCGGCTTTAAATAGCGATGACACCAAATTATACTTCACTTCAGACAGACCTGGAGGTTACGGTGGTTCTGATATTTGGGTAGTTGACATCCATTCAGATGGCACACTAACAGACCCTCAAAATATTGGAGAAGTAGTAAACACAGAAAGTGCTGAAGGGTTTCCCTTTATAAATAATGAAGGTACATTGTTCTTTTCTTCCGACGGACACACAGGCTTAGGCTTGTTAGATATATTTGGAACTATTAAAGGTGAGAATGACGAGATTATTGATGTTATTAACTTAGGTGTTCCTGTAAATTCCAATAAAGATGACTTTTCGTTTACCATGAGCCCAAATGGCGTTACAGGTTATTTTGCATCTAACAGACCTGGAGGGCGTGGTGACGATGATATTTATGCATTCCATAGAGTACCAACATTACAAGTTGAAGGTGTTGTAACTGATGCTATTAATACAAAACCTATTCCGAAATCCATAATTACATTATTTGATGATAAGAATAATCAAATAGCCTACATGGAAACCGATGAAAATGGTTTTTATCAAATAAATATAGATAGAAATAAAGACTATAAAATTGTCGCTAGTCAGAAAAAATACATAGATGACTATAGAACATTTACATCTAAGAACATTCAAACTGAGCTTACAACAATAACAGCCAATTTATTATTGAATCCTTTACCTGATGTTATAAAACTAGCTGAATTAAACACCATTTACTTCGATTATGATAAACACAACATAAGGGAAGATGCAGCTTTAGAATTAGACAAGATTGTCAATTTAATGACAAACGATTATCCAGAAATGGTAATCCGCATTGAGTCGCATACCGATTCTAGAGGCGCCCTTTCATATAACGATAAATTATCTATAGACAGAGCCAATTCGACCTACGACTACTTAATTTCTAAAGGCATAGATCCTGCTAGAATTACAGAACACAAAGGTTATGGTGAACGTAGATTAACAAATGGCTGTGAAAATGGTGCAAAATGTGAAGAAGAGGCACATCAATTAAACAGACGTACACAATTTATAGTTGTTAAAATGGAATAA
- a CDS encoding OmpA family protein codes for MRLKNYILTGIVLTLSMAAFSQSGLQKKADTLFNKFSFVDAANVYKELISKKYNADYATRQLADCYAYMRNPDSAVVYYKKVIEQPNIPNQYYYNYAQALRGVKDYKESRVWLKRFEETGGNIKESKFLKDGDFINNIFNAKPQYFLKDFDFNSKYSDFSAYEKDEYIYFVSSRDEGVSSKHIYGWNEEPFLDIYVKAKSGTDSIPDNKSKLKGDVNTVYHEGPLTISKDGKTMYFSRNDFNEQVLGRTDKGLTNLKIYKATLVDGKWENIEELPFNSDTYSISHPALNSDETKLYFSSDMPGGLGGVDIYYVAINSNGYGTPQNLGSPVNTNKNESFPFINNEGTLFLASDGHLGLGLLDIFGTVTDETNKIVSVINLGIPVNSNKDDFSFFMNEDGLSGYFASNRDGGMGSDDIYAYNSVPLLKIEGTVTDAKTNAPIANATVNLLDGNSSPIASLRTDENGHYDINIDRDADYYIHVKNDDYIDNTLAVSSKGIDRNITSISANVSLNPDKKVTPITELQPIYFDFDKYDIRRDSTVELDRIVNLMMTTYPNMVIKIESHTDSRGTSEYNDILSEERAKATYNYLINKGVDSARITEYKGYGEQKLTNPCNGTIPCTEAQHQLNRRTQFIIELI; via the coding sequence ATGAGATTAAAAAACTACATATTAACCGGTATTGTTTTGACATTAAGTATGGCTGCTTTTTCGCAGTCTGGTTTACAAAAAAAAGCAGATACCCTATTCAACAAGTTTTCATTTGTTGATGCTGCCAATGTGTATAAAGAACTTATCTCAAAAAAATACAATGCAGATTATGCAACGAGACAACTAGCCGATTGTTATGCCTATATGCGTAACCCAGATAGTGCGGTGGTTTACTATAAAAAAGTTATTGAGCAACCTAACATACCAAATCAATATTACTATAATTATGCACAAGCCTTACGTGGTGTTAAAGATTATAAAGAATCACGTGTGTGGTTAAAACGCTTTGAAGAAACTGGTGGAAACATTAAAGAATCTAAATTTTTAAAAGATGGCGATTTTATAAACAATATTTTTAATGCAAAACCACAGTATTTTTTAAAGGATTTTGATTTCAATTCGAAGTACAGCGATTTTAGTGCTTACGAAAAAGATGAATACATTTATTTTGTTTCTTCAAGAGATGAAGGCGTATCATCAAAACATATATATGGTTGGAACGAAGAGCCCTTTTTAGATATTTATGTAAAAGCTAAATCTGGTACCGACAGTATTCCAGACAATAAATCTAAATTAAAAGGTGATGTTAACACAGTATATCACGAAGGACCTTTAACCATTTCAAAAGATGGTAAAACCATGTATTTTTCAAGAAACGATTTCAACGAACAAGTTTTAGGAAGAACAGATAAAGGCCTTACAAACCTTAAAATTTACAAAGCGACATTAGTTGATGGCAAATGGGAAAATATTGAAGAGTTACCTTTTAATAGCGACACCTACTCCATTTCCCACCCAGCTTTAAATAGCGATGAAACAAAACTATACTTTAGTTCCGATATGCCAGGAGGTTTAGGAGGTGTCGATATTTATTATGTAGCTATAAACAGTAATGGTTATGGCACACCTCAAAACTTAGGGAGTCCCGTTAACACCAATAAAAATGAAAGCTTTCCTTTTATAAATAATGAAGGAACTCTTTTTTTGGCTTCCGATGGACATTTAGGATTGGGTTTACTTGATATTTTTGGAACGGTTACAGATGAAACCAATAAAATTGTTAGCGTTATTAATTTAGGTATTCCTGTAAACTCAAATAAAGACGATTTCTCTTTCTTTATGAATGAAGATGGCTTATCTGGATATTTTGCATCTAACAGAGATGGTGGTATGGGTAGCGATGATATTTATGCCTACAACAGCGTGCCTCTATTAAAAATTGAAGGTACCGTAACCGATGCTAAAACAAATGCCCCTATAGCAAATGCTACAGTAAACTTGCTCGACGGTAACAGTAGCCCCATTGCTTCCTTACGAACAGATGAAAATGGACATTATGACATTAATATAGATAGAGATGCAGATTACTATATCCATGTTAAAAACGATGATTATATAGATAACACTTTAGCGGTAAGCTCAAAAGGTATTGATAGAAACATAACAAGCATTAGCGCAAATGTATCGTTAAATCCAGATAAAAAAGTAACGCCTATTACAGAGCTACAACCTATTTACTTCGACTTTGATAAATATGATATAAGACGCGATAGTACCGTTGAATTAGACAGAATTGTAAACTTAATGATGACGACCTATCCGAATATGGTTATTAAAATTGAATCGCACACCGATTCTAGAGGCACATCAGAATATAACGATATTTTATCGGAAGAAAGAGCAAAAGCCACTTATAACTATTTAATAAATAAGGGTGTAGATTCTGCCAGAATAACCGAATACAAAGGCTATGGCGAACAAAAATTAACCAACCCGTGTAACGGCACCATACCATGTACAGAAGCACAACATCAATTAAACAGACGCACACAATTTATTATAGAACTCATTTAA
- a CDS encoding thioredoxin family protein — protein MKYLIAIFLLLIGFSKLNSQSSSIKFHNIELSLLMKKAKKLDKLIFVNMTATWCGPCKEMEKTTFIDSSVTRFISSNFLSKKIYIDRDSTYQDSLSERLKSITSGVPTHYFLDSNGNIILKETSLIDAKNFILIAKKSLNLRDTPEKIKQMDQQYSLMKTNEDFLIKYMLLNCQIGDKKSYVLDDYLKLIPETDYLSESIIYTIINNENSVEGKGYSIISNPDNRKIVAMSKGKAKNSQIDYEMYKASLSIIFNSSHYAIETNNRELLDKSIAEHMKVSQNKTKAKAMSKKLIELFESK, from the coding sequence ATGAAGTACTTAATTGCAATATTCCTTTTGCTTATAGGATTCTCTAAATTAAATTCACAAAGTAGTTCTATTAAATTTCATAATATAGAATTATCCCTGTTAATGAAAAAAGCAAAGAAACTTGATAAGTTGATTTTTGTAAATATGACTGCTACTTGGTGTGGGCCCTGTAAAGAAATGGAAAAAACTACTTTTATAGATAGTTCTGTAACTAGATTTATCTCCAGCAATTTTTTAAGCAAAAAAATATATATTGACAGGGATTCTACATATCAAGATTCACTATCTGAAAGACTAAAAAGTATTACTTCAGGTGTTCCAACACACTACTTTTTAGATTCTAACGGTAATATAATTCTAAAGGAAACTAGTCTTATTGACGCAAAAAATTTTATTTTAATAGCTAAAAAATCACTTAATTTAAGAGATACCCCTGAGAAAATCAAACAGATGGATCAGCAATACTCACTAATGAAAACTAATGAAGACTTTCTAATTAAGTATATGTTACTTAATTGCCAAATAGGTGATAAAAAAAGCTATGTTTTAGATGACTATCTTAAATTAATTCCTGAAACAGATTATTTAAGTGAAAGCATTATTTACACAATAATTAATAATGAAAATAGTGTTGAAGGAAAGGGATATAGTATAATATCTAACCCTGATAACCGAAAAATAGTAGCAATGTCCAAAGGCAAAGCTAAAAATTCTCAAATTGATTATGAAATGTATAAAGCTTCACTCAGTATTATTTTTAATAGTTCTCATTATGCAATTGAAACTAATAATCGAGAACTTTTAGATAAAAGCATAGCTGAACACATGAAAGTATCTCAAAATAAAACAAAAGCAAAAGCAATGTCTAAAAAGCTTATTGAATTATTTGAGAGCAAATAA
- a CDS encoding CAP domain-containing protein has product MKLFMKLPLLALLAILSFSCTTDSLDDKADAIELSLITPETKTIEVEILELINNHRLSMGLTALSDMTVVKSVAFTHTDYMVDNNEVSHANFYKRSDYLKANAGATKVSENVAYGYSSAESVVRAWLKSDGHRANIEGDFTNFDLAAEQNAEGKWYYTNIFIKK; this is encoded by the coding sequence ATGAAGTTATTTATGAAACTGCCTTTACTGGCATTGTTGGCTATTCTGAGCTTTTCCTGCACTACAGATAGCCTTGATGATAAAGCAGATGCTATAGAGCTAAGCCTTATTACCCCAGAAACAAAAACCATAGAAGTAGAAATACTTGAACTTATTAACAACCATAGACTGTCAATGGGTTTAACTGCTCTTTCTGATATGACAGTAGTTAAATCGGTAGCATTTACCCATACCGATTATATGGTAGATAACAATGAAGTATCCCATGCTAACTTTTACAAAAGAAGCGATTATTTAAAAGCAAATGCAGGTGCTACTAAAGTGTCTGAAAATGTAGCTTATGGGTACAGTTCTGCGGAATCGGTTGTAAGAGCTTGGTTAAAAAGCGACGGACACCGTGCAAACATTGAAGGTGATTTTACAAACTTCGATTTAGCGGCCGAACAAAATGCCGAAGGGAAGTGGTATTACACCAATATTTTTATAAAAAAATAG
- the pdxH gene encoding pyridoxamine 5'-phosphate oxidase, whose protein sequence is MEKDLSNYRKSYEKSELLLKDVPENPIELFQKWFYEVDKFFVEDETNAMTISTIGLDGFPKNRVVLLKRFTHEGFIFYTSYNSDKGKAIAKNPNVCLSFFWHGAERQIIIKGIAEKIAENLSDGYFESRPRGSQLGALVSNQSEVVASRAYLEQKLLDLEKTFEGKEIPRPAHWGGYIVKPIEMEFWQGRPNRLHDRIRYQLQPDYNWEINRLSP, encoded by the coding sequence ATGGAAAAAGACTTAAGTAACTACCGAAAATCTTATGAAAAGAGTGAGCTTCTCCTAAAAGATGTTCCTGAAAACCCTATAGAGTTATTCCAAAAATGGTTTTATGAGGTTGACAAGTTTTTTGTTGAAGATGAAACAAATGCCATGACCATTTCTACTATTGGCTTGGACGGATTTCCGAAAAATAGGGTAGTGCTATTAAAACGATTTACCCATGAAGGTTTTATTTTTTACACCAGTTACAATAGTGATAAAGGTAAAGCCATTGCCAAAAACCCCAATGTATGCTTATCTTTTTTTTGGCATGGTGCCGAACGCCAAATAATTATTAAAGGTATAGCCGAAAAAATAGCTGAAAATTTAAGCGATGGTTATTTTGAGTCGAGACCACGCGGAAGTCAATTAGGAGCTTTAGTTTCTAACCAAAGTGAGGTTGTTGCTAGTAGGGCATATTTGGAACAAAAGTTATTGGATTTAGAAAAAACCTTTGAAGGTAAAGAAATACCCCGACCGGCACATTGGGGTGGCTATATTGTAAAACCGATTGAGATGGAATTTTGGCAAGGACGCCCCAATAGACTGCATGATAGAATACGATACCAACTTCAACCAGATTACAATTGGGAAATTAATCGACTATCTCCCTAA
- a CDS encoding ribonuclease Z: MKLTILGCYSATPRALTNTTSQVLEINNHMFLIDCGEGTQVELRKHKIKFNRIKHIFISHLHGDHFFGLVGLISTFRLLTREADLHIYGPKGIKEVVTLQMKLADSWTNYSLIFHELTSENSELIFEDEEVEVHTIPLNHRIYTNGYLFKEKEGNRKLDMGLVEDANINIAYYRKLAQGFDVVNDDGELIKNETVTKPGLKPKSYAFCSDTMYKEDIVPIIKNADVLYHESTFLEMHAHLAPKTKHSTAREAASIAKQANVGTLLLGHYSTRYDGLNSFKEEAQQVFENVELCEDGKTFNF, encoded by the coding sequence ATGAAACTTACCATATTAGGTTGTTATAGTGCCACACCAAGAGCTTTAACAAATACCACCTCACAAGTGTTGGAAATAAACAATCATATGTTTTTAATAGATTGTGGTGAAGGTACGCAGGTAGAGTTACGCAAGCATAAAATTAAATTCAACCGTATCAAGCATATCTTTATTTCACATTTACATGGAGACCATTTTTTTGGATTAGTAGGCTTAATTTCTACATTTAGACTGCTTACACGCGAAGCCGATTTGCATATTTATGGTCCTAAAGGCATCAAAGAAGTGGTGACGCTTCAAATGAAATTAGCCGATTCTTGGACAAATTACAGTCTTATTTTTCATGAATTGACTTCAGAGAATTCAGAATTGATTTTTGAAGATGAAGAAGTTGAAGTGCATACCATTCCTTTAAATCACCGTATTTATACCAATGGGTATCTTTTCAAAGAAAAAGAAGGCAACCGTAAATTAGATATGGGCTTGGTTGAAGACGCTAATATTAATATCGCTTACTACAGAAAGTTAGCACAAGGTTTTGATGTTGTAAATGATGATGGTGAACTTATTAAAAACGAAACGGTTACTAAACCTGGTTTAAAACCCAAAAGTTATGCTTTTTGTAGCGACACAATGTATAAAGAAGACATTGTGCCTATAATTAAAAATGCAGATGTATTGTACCATGAATCTACTTTTTTAGAAATGCATGCACATTTAGCACCAAAAACAAAGCATTCTACAGCAAGAGAAGCAGCGAGCATAGCTAAACAAGCCAATGTAGGTACCTTGTTGCTAGGTCATTATTCTACGCGTTACGACGGCCTAAATTCATTTAAGGAAGAAGCACAACAAGTTTTTGAAAATGTAGAATTATGTGAAGACGGAAAAACGTTTAATTTTTAA
- a CDS encoding ribonuclease Z, with protein sequence MIIDQDGTISIITQEKATIVELVKKIQALYPKFKNNNIIVALSYLNKLGLQDIVEFLELSNTHRATKHSFIIVTDKIDLDIVPDEIVVVPTIQEAYDIIEMEEMERDLEF encoded by the coding sequence ATGATTATAGATCAAGACGGAACCATTTCAATTATCACTCAGGAAAAAGCAACTATTGTTGAGTTAGTTAAGAAAATACAAGCTTTATATCCTAAATTCAAGAATAATAACATCATTGTCGCTTTATCTTATTTGAATAAGTTAGGTTTGCAGGATATTGTTGAATTTCTAGAGCTATCCAATACACACAGAGCCACAAAACATTCTTTTATAATTGTTACGGATAAAATAGATTTAGATATAGTTCCAGACGAAATAGTTGTTGTACCGACCATTCAAGAAGCTTACGATATTATTGAAATGGAAGAAATGGAACGTGATTTGGAGTTTTAA
- a CDS encoding aspartate carbamoyltransferase catalytic subunit, whose protein sequence is MSELSVNHLLGIKYLNKQDIQLIFETADHFKEVINRPIKKVPSLRDITIANLFFENSTRTKLSFELAEKRLSADVLNFSSSQSSVKKGETLIDTVNNILSMKVDMVVMRHPNPGAGVFLSKHVKASIINAGDGAHEHPTQALLDSYSIREKLGEVGGKKVVIVGDILHSRVALSNIFALQLQGAEVMVCGPKTLLPKYINTLGVKVETNLLKALNWCDVANMLRVQNERMDINYFPSTREYTQQFGVNKELLDSLDKEITIMHPGPINRGVEITSDVADSKQSIILDQVQNGVAIRMAVIYLLASKIKQ, encoded by the coding sequence ATGAGCGAATTAAGTGTCAATCACTTATTAGGAATCAAATATCTAAACAAACAAGATATTCAACTTATTTTTGAAACTGCCGATCATTTTAAAGAAGTGATAAACAGACCCATTAAAAAGGTGCCTTCGCTAAGAGATATTACCATAGCAAATCTGTTTTTCGAAAATTCAACCAGAACCAAATTGTCTTTTGAACTGGCCGAAAAACGTTTATCAGCCGATGTGCTTAATTTTTCATCATCACAATCCTCAGTAAAAAAAGGAGAAACTTTAATAGACACCGTAAATAACATTCTGTCTATGAAAGTAGACATGGTGGTAATGAGGCACCCTAACCCTGGTGCTGGTGTATTTTTGTCAAAGCATGTCAAAGCAAGTATTATTAACGCAGGTGATGGTGCGCATGAGCACCCAACACAGGCTTTATTGGATTCTTATTCCATACGGGAAAAATTAGGGGAAGTAGGAGGAAAAAAAGTCGTTATTGTTGGAGATATTCTACATAGCAGGGTAGCACTTTCAAACATATTTGCATTGCAACTTCAAGGGGCAGAGGTTATGGTTTGTGGCCCTAAAACACTACTTCCAAAATACATAAACACACTTGGAGTAAAGGTTGAAACAAATTTACTCAAAGCATTGAATTGGTGTGATGTAGCAAATATGTTACGTGTGCAAAACGAACGTATGGATATTAATTATTTTCCATCAACAAGAGAATATACACAACAATTTGGAGTTAATAAAGAGTTACTTGACTCTTTAGACAAGGAAATAACCATTATGCATCCCGGGCCCATCAATAGAGGTGTTGAGATAACCAGTGATGTTGCCGATTCTAAACAATCTATTATTTTGGATCAAGTTCAAAACGGGGTTGCTATTAGAATGGCAGTTATTTATTTATTAGCATCAAAAATAAAACAGTAA
- the pyrR gene encoding bifunctional pyr operon transcriptional regulator/uracil phosphoribosyltransferase PyrR, translating into MSQKVLLNAKEVNIILHRLACQLIEKHNDFSNTVLIGLQPRGVFLANRIAKILREDYKVKNIQLGHLDITFFRDDFRRGEKPLEANTTQINFLVEDKNVVFIDDVLYTGRSIRAALTAIQSFGRPNEIELLTLIDRRFSRHLPIQPNYRGRQVDVINNEKVKVNWKEHDHEDSVYLIEK; encoded by the coding sequence ATGAGTCAAAAAGTTTTACTTAACGCGAAAGAGGTAAACATCATTCTTCACCGATTGGCTTGCCAACTTATTGAAAAACATAACGACTTCTCAAATACCGTTTTAATTGGTTTGCAGCCTCGTGGTGTGTTTCTAGCCAATAGAATAGCTAAAATATTGCGAGAGGATTACAAAGTTAAAAACATTCAATTAGGTCATTTAGATATTACATTTTTTAGAGATGATTTTAGAAGAGGGGAAAAGCCTTTAGAAGCAAACACAACGCAGATTAATTTTTTAGTTGAAGATAAAAATGTTGTTTTTATAGACGATGTATTATATACAGGTAGAAGTATCCGAGCTGCTTTAACAGCAATCCAATCGTTTGGAAGACCTAATGAAATTGAGCTTTTAACGCTTATTGATAGGCGTTTTAGCAGACATTTACCCATACAACCCAATTACCGAGGGCGTCAAGTAGATGTTATAAATAACGAAAAGGTAAAAGTAAACTGGAAGGAACATGATCATGAAGATTCCGTTTACTTAATAGAGAAATAA